In the Vibrio gigantis genome, one interval contains:
- a CDS encoding hotdog family protein — MTDIPSVDQLLPHDDPMILIDRAISVEALSIHCQVDIGEHNLFFDAQSQTVPAYVGIEFMAQSVAAWSGYHALKNGTTPPIGFLLGSRRYKSLCDEFTQGQTLDIYAEQLMEDSGMAVFTARVEDQGELVAQCQLNVYVPTEQKLQEMKTRSPS; from the coding sequence ATGACTGATATCCCTTCTGTAGACCAACTCCTCCCCCACGATGATCCGATGATATTAATCGATCGTGCTATCAGCGTAGAGGCGTTGTCGATCCACTGTCAGGTTGATATTGGTGAACATAACCTGTTCTTTGACGCCCAATCTCAAACGGTCCCAGCTTATGTTGGTATCGAGTTTATGGCGCAGTCTGTTGCTGCATGGTCTGGATACCATGCACTGAAAAACGGCACCACTCCCCCAATCGGTTTCTTACTGGGCTCTCGTCGCTACAAGTCACTGTGTGATGAATTTACTCAAGGTCAGACCCTTGATATCTACGCCGAGCAACTTATGGAAGACAGTGGCATGGCCGTGTTTACTGCAAGAGTCGAAGACCAAGGCGAGTTGGTGGCTCAATGCCAACTCAACGTCTATGTGCCAACCGAACAAAAATTACAAGAAATGAAAACTAGGAGCCCATCATGA
- a CDS encoding 3-ketoacyl-ACP reductase FabG2 — protein sequence MTRQVLVTGASKGIGKAIAIQLAKDGFEIAVHYMGDKQGAEETLKSITELGGAGRLIQFDISNRSECRETLESDIAENGAYYGVVNNAGITRDTAFPAMTEEEWDGVIHTNLDSFYNVLHPCVMPMVQKRKGGRIVTLASVSGIMGNRGQTNYAAAKAGVIGATKSLALELAKRKITVNCVAPGLIDTGMVDEHVKDHALPQVPLRRMGEPEEVAGLVSYLMSDIAGYVTRQVISVNGGLV from the coding sequence ATGACCCGTCAGGTTTTAGTCACTGGTGCCAGCAAAGGCATCGGTAAAGCGATCGCTATTCAACTCGCCAAAGACGGATTTGAAATCGCCGTTCATTACATGGGTGACAAGCAAGGCGCTGAAGAGACGCTAAAGTCGATCACCGAACTGGGTGGCGCAGGCCGTCTTATCCAATTTGATATCAGCAACCGCAGCGAGTGTCGCGAAACGCTTGAGTCTGATATTGCTGAAAATGGCGCTTACTACGGTGTGGTGAACAACGCGGGCATTACTCGTGACACTGCATTCCCAGCCATGACGGAAGAAGAGTGGGATGGTGTAATCCATACCAACCTAGACAGCTTCTACAACGTACTTCACCCTTGTGTGATGCCTATGGTTCAAAAGCGCAAAGGTGGTCGAATCGTCACTCTAGCGTCTGTATCAGGCATCATGGGTAACCGCGGTCAAACTAACTATGCTGCTGCGAAAGCTGGTGTGATTGGCGCGACTAAGTCTCTTGCTCTAGAACTCGCAAAGCGCAAGATCACCGTAAACTGTGTGGCTCCTGGCTTAATTGACACAGGCATGGTTGATGAGCACGTAAAAGATCATGCTCTTCCACAGGTGCCACTACGCCGTATGGGCGAACCAGAAGAAGTGGCAGGCCTAGTCAGTTACCTAATGTCTGATATTGCCGGCTATGTCACTCGCCAAGTAATTTCAGTTAATGGAGGCTTAGTATGA
- a CDS encoding beta-ketoacyl-ACP synthase: protein MTRRVVVTGMSGVTAFGNDWQQIEPKLKACENATQYMQSFEQYDGLNTKLAAPIDDFQLPKHYKRKQVRGMGRVSRLATVATENALEQAGLIGHDVLTNGETGIAYGSSTGSTDAVGAFGVMLNEKSTRAITATTYVQMMPHTAAVNVGLFFGLRGRVIPTSSACTSGSQAIGYAYEAIKHGYQTVMVAGGGEELCPTESAVFDTLFATSLKNDTPEKSPSPYDSERDGLVIGEGAGTLVLEEYEHAVARGAKIYAEIIGFASNCDAAHVTQPQMETMQICMEKALKDAQLPAEKIGYVSAHGTATEKGDIAESNATANIFGEVPISSLKSYFGHTLGACGAIEAWLSLEMMHSGWFSPTLNLEKVDEQCGKLDYITGSGRELDVEYLMSNNFAFGGINTSIIFKKI from the coding sequence ATGACCCGTCGTGTTGTTGTAACTGGTATGTCAGGTGTTACTGCCTTTGGTAACGACTGGCAACAAATCGAGCCAAAGCTGAAAGCGTGTGAAAATGCGACTCAGTATATGCAAAGCTTTGAGCAATATGATGGACTCAATACTAAGCTTGCCGCTCCTATTGATGACTTCCAATTGCCTAAACACTATAAGCGCAAGCAAGTGCGCGGCATGGGTCGTGTATCTCGCCTAGCAACCGTTGCCACCGAGAATGCGTTAGAGCAAGCAGGCTTAATTGGTCATGATGTATTGACCAATGGGGAAACCGGCATCGCTTACGGCTCATCAACAGGCAGTACTGATGCCGTTGGTGCGTTTGGTGTGATGCTTAATGAAAAATCGACACGCGCTATCACGGCGACAACCTACGTACAGATGATGCCACACACTGCTGCGGTAAACGTAGGTCTGTTCTTTGGACTGCGCGGCCGCGTGATTCCCACCAGCAGTGCATGCACTTCAGGAAGCCAAGCGATTGGATACGCCTATGAAGCCATCAAACACGGCTATCAAACCGTGATGGTTGCCGGTGGTGGTGAAGAACTATGTCCAACTGAGTCTGCCGTTTTCGATACCCTTTTTGCTACCAGTTTAAAAAACGACACGCCAGAAAAATCCCCTAGTCCTTACGACAGCGAGCGTGATGGCTTAGTTATCGGTGAAGGTGCAGGCACGCTTGTTCTTGAAGAGTACGAACATGCCGTTGCTCGTGGTGCGAAGATCTACGCTGAGATCATCGGCTTTGCCAGCAACTGCGATGCTGCTCATGTGACCCAACCTCAGATGGAAACCATGCAAATCTGTATGGAAAAAGCTCTGAAAGATGCGCAACTTCCGGCAGAAAAAATCGGTTATGTTTCTGCGCACGGTACCGCGACTGAAAAAGGCGATATTGCAGAAAGTAATGCTACGGCGAATATATTCGGTGAAGTGCCGATCAGTTCATTGAAAAGCTACTTTGGCCATACGCTTGGCGCATGTGGTGCGATTGAAGCATGGTTAAGCCTAGAGATGATGCACAGCGGTTGGTTCAGCCCAACCCTAAACCTTGAGAAGGTCGATGAGCAGTGCGGTAAGCTCGATTACATCACTGGCTCAGGCCGTGAATTAGATGTTGAGTATCTGATGAGCAACAACTTTGCTTTTGGCGGTATTAACACTTCAATCATCTTCAAAAAAATCTAG
- the gltX gene encoding glutamate--tRNA ligase, whose protein sequence is MTVKTRFAPSPTGYLHVGGARTALYSWLFAKNQGGEFVLRIEDTDLERNSQEAVDAILEGMKWMGMEWDEGPYYQSKRFDRYNEMVDKLLAEDKAFKCYASKELLDEIRAEQEENKEMARYDANHPKIVAANEAAKEGDACVIRFRNPKEGSVVFDDQIRGRIEIANSQLDDLIIRRTDGAPTYNFVVVVDDWDMGITHVVRGEDHINNTPRQINIYEALGAPVPTFAHCAMILGDDGAKLSKRHGAVSVMQYRDEGYLPNALNNYLVRLGWSHGDQEIFSQEEMIEFFSLNAISKSASAFNTDKLLWLNNHYIKTSAPEYVAKYLQWHLDAQKIDTTNGPAITEVIKLVGERCNTLIELAEQSRYFYEDFSEFEAGAAKKHLRGVAKGPLELALAKVEALEDFTTANIKDGVIAAVCEELEIGMGKIGMPLRVAVTGGGQSPSVDAVMELVGKERVIARIKMALEFIAEREANA, encoded by the coding sequence ATGACGGTTAAAACTCGTTTTGCTCCTAGCCCAACTGGCTATCTTCACGTTGGTGGTGCACGTACTGCACTTTACTCTTGGCTATTCGCTAAGAATCAAGGTGGTGAATTCGTTCTACGTATCGAAGACACGGACCTTGAGCGTAACTCTCAAGAAGCGGTTGATGCAATTCTAGAAGGCATGAAATGGATGGGTATGGAATGGGACGAAGGTCCTTACTACCAATCTAAGCGTTTTGACCGTTATAACGAAATGGTTGATAAGCTACTTGCTGAAGACAAAGCATTCAAATGTTACGCGTCTAAAGAACTGCTTGATGAAATTCGTGCAGAGCAAGAAGAAAACAAAGAGATGGCTCGTTACGATGCTAACCACCCTAAAATTGTTGCAGCAAACGAAGCAGCAAAAGAAGGTGATGCATGCGTTATCCGTTTCCGTAACCCTAAAGAAGGCAGCGTAGTATTTGATGACCAAATCCGTGGTCGCATTGAAATTGCGAACAGCCAACTTGATGACCTAATCATTCGTCGTACAGACGGTGCTCCTACTTACAACTTCGTAGTAGTAGTGGATGACTGGGACATGGGTATCACACACGTTGTTCGTGGCGAAGACCACATCAACAACACACCTCGTCAAATCAACATCTACGAAGCACTAGGCGCACCAGTTCCAACTTTCGCTCACTGTGCAATGATTCTTGGTGATGATGGTGCGAAGCTGTCTAAGCGTCACGGCGCTGTATCAGTAATGCAATACCGCGACGAAGGCTACCTACCCAACGCACTAAACAACTACCTTGTTCGTTTAGGTTGGTCTCACGGTGACCAAGAGATCTTCTCTCAAGAAGAGATGATTGAATTCTTCAGCCTGAACGCAATCAGCAAGTCTGCATCTGCATTCAACACTGATAAGCTACTTTGGTTGAACAACCACTACATCAAGACTTCTGCGCCTGAGTACGTTGCTAAATACCTACAATGGCACTTAGATGCACAGAAAATCGATACAACAAACGGCCCAGCTATCACTGAAGTGATCAAGCTAGTTGGCGAGCGTTGCAACACGCTTATCGAACTTGCTGAGCAATCTCGTTACTTCTACGAAGATTTCTCTGAGTTTGAAGCTGGTGCAGCGAAGAAGCACCTACGTGGTGTTGCTAAAGGCCCACTAGAGCTTGCTCTTGCTAAGGTTGAAGCACTTGAAGATTTCACGACTGCAAACATCAAAGACGGTGTGATTGCAGCGGTATGTGAAGAGCTAGAGATCGGCATGGGTAAAATCGGCATGCCACTTCGCGTAGCAGTAACAGGTGGTGGTCAGTCTCCTTCTGTTGATGCTGTGATGGAGCTTGTTGGTAAAGAGCGTGTAATCGCTCGCATCAAAATGGCTCTTGAGTTCATCGCAGAGCGTGAAGCTAACGCTTAA
- a CDS encoding Sbal_3080 family lipoprotein, translating to MKNWLAVAAVALLAGCSAPKYSGNALPEANTIEQVTIVEDEKTRAVFLDSMLDWCLNNQVKCKVVADGSEHKPEEITLDYVSRWSWDFRTFVADAKISAYQDQQRVGNVEFKAPNSSNFSKFGDDMERIKAMMDILFDKKSAAQATQMIADDQL from the coding sequence ATGAAAAACTGGTTAGCCGTTGCAGCTGTCGCTTTACTCGCAGGTTGTAGTGCTCCTAAATATTCAGGAAATGCACTGCCGGAAGCAAATACCATCGAGCAAGTAACAATTGTTGAAGATGAAAAAACTCGTGCGGTTTTTCTCGATTCGATGCTCGACTGGTGTCTAAACAATCAAGTCAAATGTAAGGTTGTCGCAGACGGCTCTGAACACAAGCCTGAAGAGATTACACTAGATTACGTATCTCGTTGGAGCTGGGATTTCAGAACCTTTGTGGCAGACGCAAAAATCTCGGCTTATCAAGATCAACAGCGCGTTGGTAACGTAGAGTTTAAGGCGCCGAATAGCAGCAACTTTTCCAAGTTTGGTGACGATATGGAACGCATCAAAGCGATGATGGATATCTTGTTCGACAAGAAATCAGCCGCGCAAGCAACTCAAATGATTGCCGACGACCAGCTATAA
- a CDS encoding heavy metal translocating P-type ATPase encodes MLGVDENWSIDMNHYTTALNGLNCMGCAKKVRTLFDDLDNTTINDISPTYIDVSTPFSYVDLNEQLATLGYSMGNSLHLSLSGLSCGKCVSKLTQALEQTEQASNLEVTKHELSLVTLLSESEVIELVESVGYHATPYSKVNEPLPNSDSEDDKKPAPAEPTQDKPAASQYTYHLVLEGMTCASCVSSVEKALKKNEFVDQAQINLAEQTALVFTSKTREIIESDLIESVKAAGYSAEFVDDAATQQQKQQEQQLRTQQAFLKNSVSALLLGAPLMVWGVFGGSMTIATLSDQLAWGLIGVVCLILLATSGRSFFTNAWQSLMHKRATMDTLVALGTGAAWFYSMLVVLIPSWFPEASRHVYFEASAMIVGLISLGHYIEAKAKARTTKSLQALINLQPQKAVVIVNGKEQTIAAEAIQVGMQVRVKPGEKVPVDGVVVSGESYIDESMLTGEPLPNEKSANDGVSAGTINGDGSLIIEATGIGSSTMLARIIQMVRQAQSSKPAIAKLSDSISAIFVPVVVAIAAIAALVWFFVGPQPSASYMLVVSTTVLIIACPCALGLATPLSITVGVGKAAEFGVLIKDADVLQSASKIDAVVFDKTGTLTQGKPSVQQAFYHNLSEQELLAYAYSVEVGSEHPLAKAVCQYAENLEVSAIPHSNFENHRGLGVQANINGKHVQVGSLKYLTQLGIDTQIGSDFIELCRTQAWTPIFVVIDQKLEGILGISDALKIDSKQAIAQLKSAGIHTVLLTGDNDSVAQAIGKNVGIDEVISEVLPEQKAQHIVQLQQQYKSVAMVGDGINDAPALAQADIGIAMGSGSDVAIESAQMTLLNSSPLSVSNAIELSQATVRNMKQNLFGAFIYNSLGIPIAAGVLYPFFGFLLSPVVAGAAMAMSSITVVSNANRLRLFKPIHSNINKNHIHEVNHDS; translated from the coding sequence ATGTTAGGCGTAGATGAGAATTGGAGTATCGATATGAACCATTACACAACTGCGCTCAACGGCCTAAATTGCATGGGGTGTGCGAAGAAAGTCCGCACACTGTTTGATGATCTCGACAATACGACGATCAATGACATATCGCCGACGTACATCGATGTTTCGACCCCTTTTAGTTATGTTGATCTCAACGAACAGTTAGCGACTCTTGGTTATTCTATGGGTAATTCACTGCACCTTTCATTGTCAGGGCTCAGCTGTGGTAAATGCGTGAGCAAGCTGACTCAAGCGCTTGAACAAACCGAGCAAGCCTCAAACCTAGAAGTAACCAAACATGAATTATCACTGGTTACTCTGCTTTCTGAATCTGAGGTTATTGAGCTGGTCGAAAGCGTGGGTTATCACGCGACTCCCTACTCTAAAGTTAATGAGCCTTTACCGAATTCAGATTCAGAAGACGACAAAAAACCAGCGCCTGCGGAACCGACACAAGATAAACCTGCTGCTAGCCAATATACCTATCACCTAGTGCTTGAGGGAATGACATGTGCAAGTTGTGTTTCTTCGGTAGAGAAGGCGCTGAAAAAGAATGAATTCGTCGACCAAGCACAGATTAACCTCGCTGAGCAAACGGCCTTGGTTTTCACCTCAAAAACACGAGAAATCATTGAAAGCGACCTAATAGAATCCGTTAAAGCCGCGGGGTATAGCGCCGAATTCGTTGACGACGCCGCAACTCAACAGCAAAAACAGCAAGAGCAACAACTTCGTACCCAACAAGCCTTCCTGAAAAACTCAGTGAGCGCACTACTGCTTGGGGCTCCGCTGATGGTATGGGGCGTATTCGGTGGCAGCATGACCATTGCTACACTTAGTGACCAACTGGCTTGGGGCTTGATTGGTGTCGTTTGTTTGATACTGCTTGCAACCTCAGGTCGCAGCTTCTTCACTAATGCTTGGCAGTCACTGATGCATAAACGTGCGACCATGGATACGCTAGTCGCTCTGGGTACCGGCGCTGCATGGTTCTATTCAATGTTGGTTGTGCTTATCCCATCGTGGTTCCCAGAAGCATCTCGTCATGTGTATTTTGAAGCAAGCGCAATGATTGTTGGCTTAATATCTTTGGGTCACTATATTGAAGCCAAAGCCAAAGCTCGCACCACAAAATCGCTCCAAGCACTGATTAACTTGCAGCCTCAAAAAGCAGTGGTCATTGTCAACGGAAAAGAACAAACCATCGCCGCAGAAGCTATCCAGGTCGGTATGCAAGTACGTGTAAAACCGGGAGAAAAAGTGCCGGTTGATGGTGTTGTGGTATCGGGTGAATCTTATATCGATGAATCGATGCTGACCGGTGAACCACTTCCTAACGAAAAATCGGCTAATGACGGCGTTTCTGCAGGCACCATTAATGGTGATGGCAGCCTAATCATTGAAGCGACCGGGATTGGCTCAAGCACTATGCTGGCTCGAATCATTCAAATGGTACGCCAAGCGCAAAGCAGCAAACCAGCGATTGCCAAACTTTCCGACTCTATCTCAGCTATTTTCGTCCCAGTTGTCGTCGCGATCGCAGCAATTGCAGCCCTAGTTTGGTTCTTTGTTGGTCCGCAACCAAGTGCAAGTTACATGCTTGTCGTATCGACGACTGTGCTGATCATCGCTTGTCCGTGTGCTCTAGGCCTTGCGACGCCGCTTTCTATTACAGTAGGTGTCGGCAAAGCTGCTGAGTTTGGCGTTCTGATTAAAGATGCGGATGTGTTGCAGTCAGCTAGCAAAATCGATGCTGTGGTATTTGATAAGACGGGTACCCTAACCCAAGGTAAACCAAGTGTTCAACAGGCCTTTTATCACAACCTATCAGAACAAGAACTGTTGGCTTACGCCTATTCGGTTGAGGTAGGTTCAGAACACCCGCTTGCCAAAGCCGTTTGCCAGTATGCCGAGAACCTCGAAGTTTCCGCAATCCCGCACAGCAATTTTGAAAACCACCGCGGCCTCGGCGTACAAGCCAACATTAACGGCAAACATGTTCAAGTCGGCTCCCTGAAATACCTAACCCAACTCGGTATTGATACTCAAATAGGTAGTGACTTTATTGAACTTTGCCGCACACAAGCATGGACGCCAATCTTCGTCGTCATCGACCAAAAACTGGAAGGCATATTGGGCATTTCAGACGCGTTAAAAATAGATAGTAAACAGGCGATAGCTCAACTAAAATCCGCCGGAATTCACACTGTGCTGTTAACGGGCGACAACGATTCTGTTGCTCAGGCCATTGGTAAGAACGTCGGTATCGACGAAGTTATCTCAGAAGTACTTCCAGAGCAGAAAGCTCAACATATTGTTCAGCTTCAACAGCAATATAAGAGTGTTGCCATGGTCGGAGACGGTATTAACGATGCGCCTGCTCTTGCTCAAGCGGATATAGGAATCGCAATGGGCAGTGGCAGCGATGTGGCGATCGAAAGTGCGCAAATGACGCTGCTCAACTCGTCACCTCTCTCTGTTAGTAATGCGATAGAACTGTCCCAAGCAACGGTGAGAAACATGAAGCAAAACCTCTTTGGTGCCTTCATCTACAACTCACTGGGCATTCCTATCGCTGCAGGAGTGCTCTACCCATTTTTCGGGTTTCTACTTAGCCCTGTTGTTGCGGGCGCTGCTATGGCGATGTCGTCAATTACGGTAGTTAGCAATGCCAACAGGCTGAGATTGTTCAAACCTATTCATTCTAATATCAACAAAAACCATATTCATGAGGTTAACCATGATTCGTAA